TTTGGATTTAACCCCGGTTCCGAATTGGCTGCAACGCCAAATGTTCCCTATATTGCTGTAACTACGAACCTATCGGCGGCAGCTGGTGGTGTGGCTGCAACCATTACTTCGGCTATCAAAGATGGCAAGCCCGATATTTCCATGATTATTAACGGAATTTTGGGCGGTTTGGTCGCAATCACCGCTGGTTGCGATGCGATGACCTATGCAGGAGCTGCCATTACTGGTGTTATTGCTGGGGTTTTGGTGGTCTTCGCCGTGCCTTTCTTTGACAGTGTGCTTAAAATTGACGACCCCGTGGGGGCGATTTCCGTTCACTTGGTTAACGGTGCTTGGGGAACCATTGCTGTGGCTTTTCCTTTCTTTACGCAATCCGGTAGCACGGCTGATTTTCTTGCCCAAATTATCGGCATTCTCAGCATTGGTTTGTTCACGGTGGTGCTTTCTTCCATCTTTTGGCTGGTGTTGAAAGCAACCCTCGGCATTCGCGTCTCTGAAGATGAGGAAAAAGAAGGTCTGGATATCGGCGAACACGGTATGGAAGCCTATCACGGCTTTATCAAGGAAGCTTCTAAATAGCTTTCTGTTGCTATGTTAGCGAAAACAACCATGTAATGATTGGCATGGAAAACGCAAGGAGTGGGAAGTCATGGCAAACTTCCTGCTCTTTTTTTTGGTTTGTGGGGATCTGGCAAGGGTCTTCTTGAAACAGACAAATACAGACAAATATGGTTTTCCCCATGCCGGATATCAGCCCAAAAATCCTCCCACTGTTCGGCAAACTCAGGGCAAGGGCAAGCACCTAGGTCTCTAGAGGAAATCATCCATTAGGAGGTGGTACCCATTAAACATCTCCGAAAATGCGATTCCGTGGCAAAATCGTGGGCAAAGGGTTTGGTTTGAGGCGATTGGCGTGTCTAATCCAGTAAAACATTTTTCTGTTTGGACTTGGTTGTTGCTGGCTGTCAATGGCTTGGCTGTAGCTGGGTTGGGGATGGTTTTTTGGCCGCACAAATCCGCGCAACCACCTAAGCCACCTACTGCCAATGTTTTTGGTGGCAATGCGCCTGGCAATGCGGTTTCTTTGCATGTTGCTCCTACCCCAGAGGAACCGTCTCCGGCTTTGGGGGTACGACACCACCTGAGCTACCAAGAGTGGTTGAAAATTCTGGAAAAGGAAGCCAATGCGATCGCAGCGCAGTCGCCTGCCCATTTATCGATTTTGCTGGGGGATTCGATTACGCTGTGGTTTCCCCATGAGTGGTTGCCTGCGAACAGCATTTGGCTCAATCAAGGTATTTCTGGGGATACTTCGGCGGGGGTGCTCAAACGCCTGGATTTGTTTCGTCCCACCCATCCCGATCGCATTTTTATTATGATTGGGATTAACGATTTGCTGCGGGGGATGGAGGATGAGGTGCTTTTGGAGAACTACCGGCAAATTTTGCGCCGCCTGCAAGAAGAGCATCCTGAGGCCTATATTGTGGTGCAGTCGATTTTGCCCCACGCTGGTGAGGCGGCTACCTGGGAAGGTCGCGATCGCTTTGCCTATGTTTCCAACACCCGCATTCGTACGCTCAATACCCGTTTGCGAGCGATCGCTGGGGAAATGGGGACCTATTATTTAGACCTCTATCCTCTGTTTGTGGATGAAGAAGGCAAACTCAATCCCAAATTAAGCACCGATGGCTTGCATCTCAACGAACGGGGATATTTGGTGTGGCGTTCTGCCATGCAAATGTACGCTCAAATGGTGCTGCCGCCATTAGAATAAATCGCGATCGCACTGACGGAAAATCGAAATGAATATAGACTGTGGAAAAGAGAACGTTGTTTTTGCCAACGTTATTGCGCGTTTTGTCCACTTATTGTCATAGAAAATATGGATACAAAAGCTTTTAAACGCTCCCTACGGGATTCGGAAAAATACAATCGTCGCGGTTTTGGCCATCAAGAAGCGATCGCTGGGGTGATGGAATCTGCCTACCAAAGCCCCTTAATACAAGAAATTCGCAACAACAACAATTGGCTGACGCGGGGCAATGTCACCATTCGTCTGGCAGAAGCCTTCGGATTTTGCTGGGGCGTAGAACGCGCCGTTGCCATGGCTTACGAAACTCGCAAGCAATTCCCCAGCCAGCGCATCTGGATTACCAATGAAATCATTCACAATCCTTCGGTGAACCAACACCTGCGGGATATGGAGGTACAGTTTATCCCGGTAGAAAACGGTCAAAAAGACTTTTCCGGCATTGAAGAAAATGATGTGGTGATCCTACCGGCTTTTGGTGCCAGCGTTGAAGAAATGCAACTGCTGCATGACAAAGGCTGTACCATTGTAGACACTACCTGCCCTTGGGTTTCCAAAGTTTGGAATACCGTGGAACGCCATAAAAAGAAAGAATATACTTCTATCATCCACGGCAAATACAAACACGAAGAAACCATTGCCACCAGTTCCTTTGCCGATAAATATTTGGTGGTACTCAACCTAGAGGAAGCGCGCTATGTTGCCGACTACATCCTCCACGGCGGCGACAAAGAAGAATTTATGGCAAAATTCCAAAATGCTACTTCCCCTGGCTTTGACCCAGACCAAGATTTGGAAAGGGTGGGCATTGCCAATCAAACCACCATGCTCAAAAGCGAAACCGAACAAATTGGCAAGCTTTTCGAGCGCACCATGATGCAAAAATACGGTGCCGAAAACGTCAACCAACATTTTTGGTCGTTCAACACCATCTGCGATGCCACCCAAGAACGCCAAGATGCTATGTTTGAGCTGGTGGAAGAAAAATTGGATTTGATGGTGGTCATTGGCGGCTTCAACTCTTCCAATACTACCCACTTGCAGGAGATTGCCATCGAACGGGGCATTCCTTCCTACCACATCGATGGTGCCGAACGCATTGCGGCTGACAACCGCATCGAACACAAACCCCTGCACGGCAGCCTAGAAGTAACGGAAAACTGGCTACCAGAAGGAGAATTGGTGGTTGGCGTTACTTCCGGCGCTTCTACTCCAGACAAAGCTGTGGAAGAAGTGATTCAAAAAATCATCGAACAGAAAGCTGCGGCGGTAGCAGTCACTTAGAAAAGTATGGGGGCATCGGGGCGTCGGAGCATCGGGGCGTCGGAGCATCGGGGCGTCGGAGCATCGGGGCGTCGGAGCATCGGAGAAAACAACCAATTATATCTCCCAAGCTCAAGCTCCCAAACTCCCAAACTCCCACGCTCCCAAGCTCCCAAGCTCCCAAGCTCCCAAGCTCCCAAGCTCCCAAGCTCCCACGCTCCCCATTCTACAGCGATCGCTGCTGTTCCAACGACGCCACCCGGGCTTCCAACTGGGCAAGGCGTTCTGCCAGGGGCATGTTATCCGTAACTTGGAAGTATTTGGCGAGGGCAGCAACCACAACGTCAGTTTTGGAAATCCCCGCTTCTTTGGCATGTTGGTTGAGTTGATGGTAAAGATTGTAAGGGAGGCGTACGGCGATTTGAGCGCTGGATGGTGGGGGTACGGCATTTTGACTGAAAGGGGTTTTGGGATGCCTGCCTCCAATTCTCGGGGCCACACTGGCGGGGTCTACGGCTTCTGGTGGTAGCTCGATGCTGCCGTTGTTTTGACCGCGATCGCTGGTTTTGAGGGTAAAAATGCGCCGACGAAAGTATTTTCCAGCCGTGGTGGGGGCCCCATCCTCAAGTTCGGCATAGCCAACTAAGGTTTCCCCTTCGTTTTGCTTTTCTATGTTCAACTTAGCCGTTTTGGAAAGATTTTTGCGCGTGCGCAAGTCAGCTAATCTTTCTCGCACCCAAGGTAGTTGCTGAATATCTTCCAGCCAAACAATTTTCGCTTCGTACCGGATATCTTTGATGCTGACGGTTGTTCCCATCTTTGTTGGTCTCCACCCTTTTTGGTTTGGGTCTATATGGAATAAAAATAACAAATTGAAGCGTTCGACAAACGCTTCCGACTCACTTTCCCCACACGGAATTTTTGCTTTTAGCGCGATCGCTTTGGCAATTCGTAGATAGCCCGATCGAGCGGAGGAGGTAGAGGAGAGTAACCATCTCTCCCATCCCCGCAATACCCCCGTTTCCCTGCGTTTCTACTGATTTCCAATGTACCGCTTTTTTTCCCCGTTCGTCTAACAACAAAGCCTTACGATCGGGCTTGATGGCAATAGCTTGTTTTTTTTTAACTTTGATTTGTCGGGGAGATGGCTTGTTTCAAAGATTGGCAAAAATCGCTGGCTGATTGAACCCCTTGTTCTGGGGAACCATCTGCCAGACGTTTGACAAAAGCACTGCCTACAATAACAGCATCAGCTCCCCATTGTTGTACCTGACGTGCCTGTTCCGGTTGGGAAATCCCAAATCCAATGCCAATGGGTTTGTCAGTTACTTGGCGTAGGGATGCCAAGCGGTCTTTAACAACGCTTTCCACCTGCGATCGCATGCCGGTTACCCCAGTAACGCTAACCAAGTAAATAAATCCTTGGGATTTTTCCGCGATCGCTTTCATACGTTCGGGAGAACTCGTCGGGGCAACCAGAAGCACCACTTCTATGTCGTATTGAGGTGACATCTCCAGCAATTCTTGGGATTCTTCCAAAGGCAAGTCAGGCACCACCAACCCCTTCACCCCAGCCGCAGCAATGCGTTGCAAAAAAGCTTCCACCCCACAGTTAATAATCAGATTGTAGTAGCTAAACAGCACAATAGGCGCACTGAGAGTAGGCGTCACCTGAGACACCATTTCCAAGACCTTTTCCAAGGAAACACCTTGTCGCAATGCTCTGGTGGCTGCAGCTTGAATGACCGGACCATCGGCGAGGGGATCGGAGTAAGGAACGCCCAATTCCAAAATATCGGCACCAGATCGATCGAGAGCGGTCAGCGCCCTGGCTGTAGTAGCCAAATCCGGATCGCCAGCGGTGATAAAAGCAACCAAGGCACACTGGGGAGGGTTGGTTTTGCGTAGCTGCTGGAAACGTTGGGAAACCGAAAGCATCAATAGAAAATCAAACGAAAAGTTCTAGAGAAACCGATTAATTCAAAATTTCTCCCATAGCAGGCTAATTATATCACTGTTGCTGCTGGCTGGATACGTCTTTTTCCTGGGTAGTTTGCTGGTTGGCTTTGGCTTGTTTTTCCGCTTCTACTTCTGCTTGCAGTTGGGCAATTTCTTCGGGAGACATTTCTTCGAGACGCTTTTGCAAAACCGCATCTTCGTATTCTTTGAGCTGTTGGTGGTAGGTCATGCGGCTGGTAACCACGCGAAACAGGTAGCTCACCATCCAGCCAATCAAACCCAAAACCAATAAAGCTTGCGTCCAAATCCCGGCATTGAGGGTATTGAGTCCAGCCCACTGCAAGACGAAATAAACCAAGCCGCCACCGGCTAGGATAACAATACCGATAATAATAACGTCGATTCTACGCATAGATTTTGTTTGGAGTTCGCCAGCGAGAAGAGAAAATGGGGAACAAGGAAACAAGTTGAGTTTCCCCTATTCCCCAGCCTGACTTAGATTTGCCGTTTTTTGGGGCGCAAATTTAGAAACGGACTTAACAGGAGCATACCAGGGAAGAAGAAAAATACCATGAAGTACATAAAGCCCCGTTCAAAGGAACTGGCAACGAACCAGCGTTGCTTGAGGTAAAAGTACAGCAACCCGGGTACGACCAGCAAATAAGTACCTGCGAGAACCGCATAGGTTAGCAATACCAAGAGCGTAGGCATTTGTTTTTTCCAGATAGAGTCGGCATTGTGGGAATGGTTTCTATTGTACCGTTGTTCGCGATCGCTGTGGTTGGTATTTGGCTATGGCCATGATAAAGGTTGCTTTTTTTTGGGGGAAATGTAATAATATAGAATTTGGTAAGCAAGTTGGCTTGCCTTCCTTTTTGGGGGCGTGGCGGAATGGTAGACGCTGCGGACTTAAAGGAATTGAGCCTTGGTGGAGAAATCTGCCAAGTGAACGCTCTCAAATTCAGGGAAACCTACGTCTCGTTGCAGATAAGGCAACCCTGAGCCAAGCCGCTACTGGGAAGTTGAGCTGACTGGTGGCGGAAGGTGCAGAGACTCGACGGGAGCTACCCTAACGTCAAGTCGAGGGTAAAGGGAGAGTCCAATTCTTAGGGTTTTCCAACACAAGGAAAACCGTGGTGAAAGCCACAGTAAGAATGAAAATCCGTTGGCTCGTAAGAGCCGTGAGGGTTCAAGTCCCTCCGCCCCCATCCATCAATTTGGCGATGGTATCGTGGGCTAAAGTTCTTTTTTGGTCAGCGTTTCGGTCTGAATACTGCGATCGCCCATCACAGCCCACCGACCAACGAACTTGGGCTCTTCTTGTATTTGATAGACAACCACACCAGAAACTTGCCCGCTTTGAAAACTCACTGCTAGCGCATCTTCTTGCACGATACCAACCCCTTCGTAAGTTTCGTTTGAACCGATATTCCAGCGAATTTGATACGTTTCACCATTTTTCGTTATTTCAGCCGTTCCCTCATATTGTCCGCCGCTTGGGTTCGTTCCTTCCACTCTGTACTGACCAGTTAAATCGCTAGCCATATCCAATCCATCGGTGGCTTGAGAGGAAATCGATAGGCTAAAAACCAATCCGAAACCTAATATCAATAAGAACAATCGCTTCCAAAACATATTCATTCTTCCTTAAAAAACATTCGTTGTTAGCTTCGTTGAGCATCGATCCCGATTCTGCCATTTCTGGCCAAAAATAACCAGAATTGAAGGTAATACCAAATCCACCTCAAACAGAGTTGCTATTTTCCCCATTGAATTTCCCTGGTGTAGGTCGATGCGCAAATTCCCCCTACACAAGTTCTGTGATTTGTACACATTGGATTGGCTATAAACCTCCCTGGAACCAGCAATTTGGACCCATTCAGGGGATGATGAATCGTGAAACACCATCGCAGCAAGCAAATCTTATATAAAATGTTAATTTTTATATTTCTCCCAAGAAAAGCATATAAATTATATTTTTACTCCATTCTCTAAAAATTCTGCAAGAAAGAATTGGTTTGCTTCGTAGAGAAGCTTCGCGAAGCACTCTATCAGGGCATTTAGGGATTCCAAGAGGATGGTTATTTTTTCAGCAATGATACGACATACAAAAATATCTATACCATGAATTTGAATTTGACCACCCATCCCCCCTTGTCCCCCATCCCCCGGTTAGGGGATTGTCACTCTCATTTGTAGGTGACAAAATGTAACACGTAACGCCAAAGGAATTGGTGCGATCGCTAAATGGGAAGCCGACATTTTTCTAGATTGGCTTCCACCATTTGCCAAGATTGCTGGTATTCACAAGGAGAACACGAACTATGACGTACGAACTGCCACCCCTTCCTTACAGCTACGACGCCCTAGAACCCCACATGTCTGCCCGGACATTGGAGTTCCATCACGACAAGCACCACGCCAAGTACGTAAACCAGTACAACCAACTCGTACAGGATGCGGGGATGGCGGATCGTTCCATCGAAGAAGTCATCAAAGCCACCTACAACGATTCGTCCAAAACCGGCTTGTTTAACAACGCTGCCCAAGCTTGGAACCACACCTTTTTCTGGAACTGTATGTCTCCAAACAGCAGTGGTGCCCCCAGCGGTGCCCTAGCGGATAAAATCG
This window of the Geitlerinema sp. PCC 9228 genome carries:
- a CDS encoding 4-hydroxy-3-methylbut-2-enyl diphosphate reductase, yielding MDTKAFKRSLRDSEKYNRRGFGHQEAIAGVMESAYQSPLIQEIRNNNNWLTRGNVTIRLAEAFGFCWGVERAVAMAYETRKQFPSQRIWITNEIIHNPSVNQHLRDMEVQFIPVENGQKDFSGIEENDVVILPAFGASVEEMQLLHDKGCTIVDTTCPWVSKVWNTVERHKKKEYTSIIHGKYKHEETIATSSFADKYLVVLNLEEARYVADYILHGGDKEEFMAKFQNATSPGFDPDQDLERVGIANQTTMLKSETEQIGKLFERTMMQKYGAENVNQHFWSFNTICDATQERQDAMFELVEEKLDLMVVIGGFNSSNTTHLQEIAIERGIPSYHIDGAERIAADNRIEHKPLHGSLEVTENWLPEGELVVGVTSGASTPDKAVEEVIQKIIEQKAAAVAVT
- the ndhL gene encoding NAD(P)H-quinone oxidoreductase subunit L, producing the protein MPTLLVLLTYAVLAGTYLLVVPGLLYFYLKQRWFVASSFERGFMYFMVFFFFPGMLLLSPFLNLRPKKRQI
- the trpA gene encoding tryptophan synthase subunit alpha, which gives rise to MLSVSQRFQQLRKTNPPQCALVAFITAGDPDLATTARALTALDRSGADILELGVPYSDPLADGPVIQAAATRALRQGVSLEKVLEMVSQVTPTLSAPIVLFSYYNLIINCGVEAFLQRIAAAGVKGLVVPDLPLEESQELLEMSPQYDIEVVLLVAPTSSPERMKAIAEKSQGFIYLVSVTGVTGMRSQVESVVKDRLASLRQVTDKPIGIGFGISQPEQARQVQQWGADAVIVGSAFVKRLADGSPEQGVQSASDFCQSLKQAISPTNQS
- a CDS encoding GDSL-type esterase/lipase family protein — encoded protein: MSNPVKHFSVWTWLLLAVNGLAVAGLGMVFWPHKSAQPPKPPTANVFGGNAPGNAVSLHVAPTPEEPSPALGVRHHLSYQEWLKILEKEANAIAAQSPAHLSILLGDSITLWFPHEWLPANSIWLNQGISGDTSAGVLKRLDLFRPTHPDRIFIMIGINDLLRGMEDEVLLENYRQILRRLQEEHPEAYIVVQSILPHAGEAATWEGRDRFAYVSNTRIRTLNTRLRAIAGEMGTYYLDLYPLFVDEEGKLNPKLSTDGLHLNERGYLVWRSAMQMYAQMVLPPLE
- a CDS encoding DUF3007 family protein, whose product is MRRIDVIIIGIVILAGGGLVYFVLQWAGLNTLNAGIWTQALLVLGLIGWMVSYLFRVVTSRMTYHQQLKEYEDAVLQKRLEEMSPEEIAQLQAEVEAEKQAKANQQTTQEKDVSSQQQQ
- a CDS encoding DUF6009 family protein, which encodes MGTTVSIKDIRYEAKIVWLEDIQQLPWVRERLADLRTRKNLSKTAKLNIEKQNEGETLVGYAELEDGAPTTAGKYFRRRIFTLKTSDRGQNNGSIELPPEAVDPASVAPRIGGRHPKTPFSQNAVPPPSSAQIAVRLPYNLYHQLNQHAKEAGISKTDVVVAALAKYFQVTDNMPLAERLAQLEARVASLEQQRSL